One Candidatus Babeliales bacterium DNA window includes the following coding sequences:
- the wecB gene encoding UDP-N-acetylglucosamine 2-epimerase (non-hydrolyzing) has translation MKKPVVVVVGTRPGAIKSMPVYLALKKAGIPTILCATFQHDSLLQQVFDLFDVKPDIKLNIMKKDQDLFYLTATILEKLKIVFQELNPELVLVHGDTTTAFAAALAAFYFKIPIGHLEAGLRTGNKFSPFPEEINRKFISNVATYHFAPTALNVANLLAEGVAREGIFCTGNVIVDALNAIRERIDSQQIPIDPAIQQKLALCQEKSLKPILLTAHRRESFDGGLVRIFKTVKKFGQQHKDLFIFYPFHPNPNVLAALEASGLKELENIYCCPPLEYKDLIHLIVSVNWVMTDSGGIQEEAISVGKKVLILRDITERIEGVWEGHALLVGTDEALIAQGMANYYTAQPDKMVPTFIYGDGNACQRIVTIIKTTILQHNDIQKKQTLKNSNVVL, from the coding sequence GGAACTCGACCTGGCGCCATCAAAAGCATGCCAGTTTATCTTGCACTCAAAAAAGCCGGCATACCAACCATCCTCTGCGCAACATTTCAGCACGATAGTTTGTTGCAACAAGTTTTTGATCTTTTTGATGTTAAACCGGACATCAAACTAAACATCATGAAAAAAGACCAAGATTTGTTTTATTTAACCGCAACAATTCTTGAAAAGTTGAAGATTGTATTTCAAGAACTTAATCCTGAACTTGTCTTAGTACATGGCGATACAACAACTGCTTTTGCCGCAGCACTGGCTGCTTTTTATTTCAAAATACCAATAGGACACCTTGAAGCAGGCCTGCGCACCGGCAACAAATTTTCTCCATTTCCGGAGGAAATTAATCGTAAATTTATTAGTAATGTTGCAACGTATCACTTTGCACCAACAGCGCTTAACGTTGCCAACCTGTTGGCTGAAGGCGTTGCGCGCGAAGGAATTTTTTGCACCGGCAATGTTATTGTTGACGCACTTAATGCCATTCGCGAGCGCATTGACTCACAACAAATACCCATTGATCCAGCCATTCAACAAAAACTAGCATTATGCCAAGAAAAGAGTCTAAAGCCAATCTTGCTCACCGCACACCGCCGCGAATCATTTGATGGTGGCCTGGTTCGCATTTTTAAAACAGTTAAAAAATTTGGACAACAACATAAAGACCTTTTTATTTTTTATCCGTTCCATCCCAACCCCAATGTTTTGGCAGCGCTAGAAGCCTCCGGATTAAAAGAACTAGAAAATATTTACTGCTGTCCGCCTCTTGAATACAAAGACCTTATTCATCTGATTGTTTCAGTTAATTGGGTTATGACCGACTCTGGCGGCATTCAAGAAGAAGCGATTAGCGTTGGCAAAAAAGTGCTCATATTACGCGACATTACAGAACGTATTGAGGGAGTTTGGGAAGGACACGCCCTACTGGTGGGCACAGACGAAGCATTAATCGCTCAAGGCATGGCAAATTATTACACAGCACAACCAGACAAAATGGTTCCTACTTTTATTTATGGCGATGGTAATGCCTGCCAACGAATTGTTACCATTATAAAAACAACTATTCTTCAACATAATGACATACAAAAAAAACAAACCCTGAAAAATAGCAATGTTGTGCTATAA
- a CDS encoding nucleotide sugar dehydrogenase, giving the protein MKRISILGLGYIGLPTAILAAECGYEVFGFDINSEKIARINAGDPTILEPEIKKRLLHALKKKNFKASTNLEYADCFLVTVPTPLKPNRSPDLQYVFKACEYIAKRLMPGNLIIIESTVPVGTTEQLAKHIEDLSGLKQSVDFFITHCPERGLPGVLFRELVENDRVVGGICQKSCELAYLFYSKFVKGFLHVTDDKTAEMIKLVENSSRDVQIAFANQVASMCYTAGIDPYQVIELANKHPRVSILNPTCGVGGHCIAIDPAFLIDSFPNDTKLLQAAREVNNNKPLSVIERLLQKVDEFNEINKTKANILGLGLSFKPNVDDIRESPALFIAQQLSKKKDMLNFTAYDSYVDREHVEVLGIELATNLRKEINETDIILILVKHDEFKMIPHELLCNKIIIDSCGLLHEMGKHQTQKFLTGATKASCNLENITF; this is encoded by the coding sequence ATGAAGCGTATTTCTATTCTTGGGCTTGGGTACATAGGTCTACCTACTGCAATTTTGGCAGCGGAGTGCGGCTATGAAGTGTTTGGTTTTGATATCAACAGTGAAAAAATTGCACGTATTAATGCAGGCGATCCAACAATTCTTGAACCAGAAATAAAAAAGCGCCTACTGCATGCTTTAAAAAAGAAAAACTTTAAAGCAAGTACCAATTTAGAGTATGCTGACTGCTTTCTTGTTACTGTCCCTACCCCACTTAAGCCAAATCGCAGCCCAGATCTACAATATGTTTTTAAGGCCTGCGAATATATTGCAAAACGTCTTATGCCTGGCAATTTAATTATCATTGAGTCAACGGTACCGGTAGGCACTACCGAACAACTTGCAAAACACATTGAAGATTTGTCGGGCTTAAAACAAAGCGTCGATTTTTTTATCACACACTGCCCAGAGCGTGGCTTGCCTGGTGTTCTTTTTAGAGAGCTTGTTGAAAATGATCGCGTTGTTGGCGGCATTTGCCAAAAATCGTGCGAACTTGCTTATCTGTTTTATTCAAAGTTTGTAAAAGGCTTCTTGCACGTCACCGACGACAAAACAGCAGAAATGATCAAACTGGTTGAAAACAGCTCACGCGACGTACAAATTGCCTTTGCAAACCAAGTAGCATCAATGTGCTACACGGCCGGTATTGACCCCTACCAGGTTATTGAACTTGCCAACAAACATCCGCGCGTTTCCATTTTAAACCCTACCTGCGGCGTTGGCGGCCATTGCATTGCCATTGATCCGGCATTTTTAATTGACAGCTTTCCAAACGACACAAAATTATTGCAGGCCGCGCGTGAAGTAAACAATAACAAGCCCTTGAGCGTTATTGAACGACTCTTGCAAAAAGTTGATGAATTCAACGAAATCAATAAAACCAAAGCAAATATCCTAGGCCTTGGCCTTTCGTTTAAACCAAATGTCGACGACATTCGAGAATCGCCCGCTCTTTTTATTGCACAACAATTAAGCAAGAAAAAAGATATGCTTAACTTTACCGCTTATGATTCATATGTTGACCGAGAGCACGTTGAAGTGCTCGGCATAGAACTTGCAACCAACCTACGAAAAGAAATAAACGAAACGGATATTATTCTCATTTTAGTTAAGCATGATGAATTTAAAATGATACCACACGAGCTTTTGTGTAATAAAATTATTATCGACTCGTGCGGCTTGCTTCATGAAATGGGTAAACACCAAACACAAAAATTTCTTACGGGAGCAACCAAAGCAAGTTGTAATCTTGAAAACATAACGTTCTAA
- a CDS encoding bi-domain-containing oxidoreductase, with product MRQVFLQKGRACVHNVDHPQIGDQELLVHVHHSFISSGTEGATLNASGLSLLQKFNRNVTANTNKVFGAIKENGLGGTLALIKSKNNQILPVGYSCSGQVVQVGSKVTRFTVGDYVACAGAGIANHADFIAVPPQLAVRLHDKKNLKMASITTIGAIALQGIRRAQLQVGERVCVIGLGLIGQITAQLAKLSGVQVFGVDIQERQLRLAKKLGADICLNARESDIVQEITIATNHFGVDTTIITASASSGEILEQAMKITRRKGRVILVGDVKIDFDREEFYRKEIDLLISCSYGPGRYDPAYEKDGNDYPYAYVRWTENRNMELFLELIEKEKICIEKLISHEFDVEQAEEAFQYLQQKNSLGLVLNYAASEQKPLSYLVTQQEYEPKSYQYTPPKDTLNVGIVGAGGFCKIKLMPTIAKLSKTAISSIIDTDQANALNVARQYGSSLVGNDHRKLLMNENVHAVVIATPHHLHAQQAIDCLKSNKAVFVEKPAAVNFEQFHALKNFMQANPQALYCVDFNRSFSPFIKDIYEVVSKRTNPLAIHYRLNAGFLPKEHWIQSNINRGRIIGEACHIFELLCFLTNARPQVVSVYSMNTLGPDIPTTDNFVASINMSDGSFCSFMYTSLGSGAAGKEYMELFFDGKTIIMNDFTELTGYGLPLAFNKKVRTADKGHVTLIEEFFNAAKTPQTPSPTPFERIADATELSLVIDLLARSGGGCRKLPYTGEQPHNTQ from the coding sequence ATGAGGCAAGTATTTCTTCAAAAAGGACGCGCGTGTGTCCACAACGTTGATCACCCACAAATTGGTGATCAAGAATTGTTGGTACATGTACACCACTCATTTATTAGCAGTGGAACTGAAGGGGCAACACTCAACGCCTCAGGCCTTTCGTTACTACAAAAATTTAATCGCAATGTCACCGCAAATACCAATAAAGTTTTTGGTGCCATCAAAGAAAATGGTCTTGGCGGCACACTTGCTTTAATTAAAAGTAAAAACAATCAAATTTTGCCCGTTGGCTACTCATGCTCTGGTCAAGTGGTACAAGTTGGCAGTAAAGTAACACGCTTTACCGTTGGCGACTATGTAGCATGCGCAGGAGCAGGCATTGCCAACCACGCAGATTTTATAGCAGTCCCACCACAATTAGCGGTACGATTGCACGATAAAAAAAATCTAAAAATGGCGAGCATTACCACTATTGGTGCCATTGCACTGCAGGGAATTAGGCGAGCACAACTACAAGTTGGTGAACGCGTGTGCGTGATAGGGCTTGGCTTAATTGGCCAAATTACCGCCCAACTTGCAAAGCTTTCTGGTGTGCAAGTTTTTGGCGTAGACATTCAAGAACGACAACTTAGATTGGCAAAAAAATTGGGCGCTGATATCTGCTTAAACGCTCGAGAAAGTGACATTGTTCAAGAAATAACTATTGCCACAAATCATTTTGGCGTTGATACAACTATTATTACCGCCAGTGCTTCTAGTGGTGAAATATTAGAACAAGCCATGAAAATTACCCGCCGCAAAGGCCGTGTTATTTTGGTTGGTGATGTAAAAATTGATTTTGATCGCGAAGAGTTTTACCGCAAAGAAATTGATCTTTTAATCTCATGCTCCTACGGCCCTGGCCGTTACGATCCCGCTTACGAAAAAGATGGCAATGACTATCCATATGCCTACGTTCGCTGGACCGAAAACCGCAACATGGAGCTCTTTTTAGAACTGATCGAAAAAGAAAAAATTTGCATCGAAAAGCTCATTTCTCATGAATTTGATGTTGAACAAGCTGAAGAAGCATTTCAGTATTTACAACAAAAAAATTCGCTTGGCCTCGTTCTTAACTATGCTGCTTCGGAACAAAAACCACTTTCATATTTGGTTACCCAGCAAGAATATGAACCTAAAAGCTATCAGTACACTCCGCCCAAAGACACGCTCAACGTTGGCATAGTTGGCGCTGGCGGTTTTTGTAAAATAAAGCTTATGCCAACTATTGCCAAGTTATCAAAAACTGCCATCAGCTCAATTATAGATACCGATCAGGCAAACGCTTTAAATGTTGCCAGACAATACGGCTCTTCGTTAGTTGGCAATGACCATCGCAAATTATTAATGAACGAGAACGTACATGCCGTTGTTATTGCAACGCCACACCATTTACACGCACAACAAGCAATTGATTGCCTAAAAAGCAACAAGGCTGTTTTTGTAGAAAAACCGGCAGCGGTAAATTTTGAGCAGTTTCACGCCTTGAAAAATTTTATGCAAGCAAATCCGCAAGCACTCTATTGCGTCGATTTTAACCGCTCATTTTCGCCATTTATCAAAGATATTTACGAAGTAGTAAGCAAGCGCACCAACCCACTAGCAATACATTATCGCCTCAACGCGGGCTTTTTACCAAAAGAACATTGGATTCAGTCTAACATTAACCGCGGCCGCATTATTGGCGAAGCATGCCACATTTTTGAATTGCTCTGCTTTTTAACCAACGCCCGGCCACAAGTTGTTTCAGTTTATTCCATGAACACACTTGGCCCTGATATTCCAACAACCGATAATTTTGTTGCCAGTATCAACATGAGCGATGGTTCTTTTTGTTCTTTTATGTACACCTCACTTGGCAGCGGGGCTGCAGGCAAAGAATATATGGAGCTCTTTTTTGATGGCAAAACAATTATTATGAACGACTTTACTGAATTAACAGGCTACGGCTTACCACTCGCTTTTAACAAAAAAGTACGTACTGCCGACAAAGGACATGTTACTTTAATTGAAGAGTTTTTCAATGCAGCAAAAACACCCCAAACGCCATCGCCAACACCTTTTGAACGTATTGCCGATGCAACAGAACTTAGTCTTGTTATTGATTTACTAGCGCGCTCTGGCGGCGGTTGCCGCAAATTGCCGTACACTGGCGAACAACCGCATAATACACAATAG
- the mutL gene encoding DNA mismatch repair endonuclease MutL: MNKIKILAPHEAQKIAAGEVVERPANIVKELIENSLDADAGHVALYFEQAGKTLIRIVDDGCGMSPEDARLCFVAHATSKIEKLDDLATLNSFGFRGEALASIAAVSKVTLITRLHDHDLGTKLVYHAGVLVHEEAVACAAGTEFLIEDLFFNIPARKKFLKRDETEWNHLLNLVQAFCLSNLLVSFKMFHDGRLVLNAPAVKTLHDRASQLWDYNFSQNLIELASVPAHKQDSWFSLRGVITGQHFWRYGRTQQFFFVNGRWVKDHDLSKALLKGYQNVLPPGRFPAAFIFVDVEQEFVDINVHPKKEEVRFTKPVTVHMRLQELVKNTLEQSVSKRLQSVPTLMPAEPAQFVSMLSTKPREYYEQAESKPLPTPWQSSSTASFVHDFAAQNVQAQPAIQEQEFESALPVCQQEPEYTHVAQPVVPFELSAKLIGQLFKTYLVLDREEELVIIDQHAAHERILYEHYLKNFEQKEGVALLFPELVQLPDDLLKLVVAEREFFLQQGIELEQFGKNEIALKSSPPGIQNHSLRELVLEIASFIQEHERLDRDVFRKKLNEHTHGQMACKAAVKAGDELSEEQMKQLVSSLKKTNNRFICVHGRPTTWTLSKHDLEKHFRRC; this comes from the coding sequence GTGAACAAAATAAAAATTCTTGCACCTCACGAAGCGCAAAAAATTGCCGCAGGCGAAGTTGTTGAGCGCCCTGCCAACATTGTTAAAGAATTGATCGAAAACTCGCTTGACGCGGATGCTGGGCACGTTGCTTTGTATTTTGAGCAGGCAGGCAAAACACTCATACGGATTGTTGACGATGGCTGCGGTATGAGCCCAGAGGATGCGCGCTTGTGCTTTGTTGCGCATGCAACGAGCAAAATTGAAAAACTTGATGACTTGGCAACGCTGAATTCATTTGGTTTTCGCGGTGAGGCGCTAGCAAGCATTGCAGCCGTGAGCAAAGTAACGCTGATAACGCGCTTGCACGACCATGACCTTGGCACCAAGCTGGTGTACCATGCTGGTGTGCTGGTGCATGAAGAAGCGGTTGCCTGTGCAGCTGGTACTGAATTTTTAATTGAAGATCTCTTTTTTAATATTCCCGCGCGCAAAAAATTTCTTAAACGTGACGAAACTGAGTGGAACCATTTGCTCAATTTGGTTCAAGCTTTTTGCTTGAGCAATTTGTTGGTCTCTTTCAAAATGTTTCATGACGGTAGGCTGGTGCTCAATGCTCCCGCCGTAAAAACATTGCACGACCGTGCAAGCCAATTGTGGGATTATAATTTTTCTCAAAACTTGATTGAGCTTGCAAGTGTGCCTGCACACAAACAAGATAGTTGGTTCAGTCTGCGTGGTGTTATTACCGGCCAGCATTTTTGGCGCTATGGCCGTACGCAGCAATTTTTCTTTGTTAACGGTCGCTGGGTTAAAGACCACGATTTATCAAAGGCATTGTTGAAGGGTTACCAAAACGTTTTGCCGCCCGGCAGGTTCCCAGCAGCGTTTATTTTTGTTGATGTTGAGCAAGAATTTGTTGATATTAACGTTCATCCTAAAAAAGAAGAAGTGCGCTTTACCAAGCCGGTAACGGTGCACATGCGTTTGCAAGAGCTGGTTAAAAATACGCTTGAGCAAAGTGTGAGTAAGCGTTTGCAAAGTGTTCCAACGCTCATGCCAGCTGAACCGGCACAATTTGTGAGTATGCTGTCGACAAAGCCGCGTGAATATTATGAACAGGCTGAAAGTAAGCCACTCCCAACGCCGTGGCAATCTAGCAGTACAGCTTCTTTTGTGCATGATTTTGCTGCTCAAAACGTGCAAGCTCAACCAGCAATTCAGGAACAAGAGTTTGAGTCTGCCCTGCCTGTTTGTCAGCAAGAACCTGAGTACACGCACGTTGCTCAACCGGTAGTGCCGTTTGAACTGAGTGCAAAATTGATAGGACAGCTTTTTAAAACGTATTTAGTTTTGGACCGTGAGGAAGAGTTGGTAATTATTGACCAACATGCGGCGCACGAGCGCATTTTGTATGAGCACTATTTAAAAAATTTCGAACAAAAAGAGGGCGTCGCCCTACTCTTTCCCGAGTTGGTTCAGTTACCCGACGATTTGCTTAAACTTGTTGTTGCCGAGCGTGAATTCTTTTTGCAGCAAGGTATTGAGCTTGAACAATTTGGCAAAAATGAAATCGCTCTAAAATCATCGCCACCTGGCATTCAAAACCATTCATTGCGTGAGTTAGTATTAGAGATTGCATCGTTTATTCAAGAGCATGAGCGGTTAGATCGCGATGTTTTTAGAAAAAAACTTAATGAGCACACGCATGGTCAAATGGCGTGCAAAGCTGCAGTTAAAGCTGGTGACGAGCTGAGCGAAGAGCAAATGAAGCAGCTTGTTTCAAGTTTGAAAAAAACGAACAATCGCTTTATCTGTGTGCATGGTCGTCCAACTACCTGGACGCTTTCTAAGCACGATTTAGAAAAACATTTTAGACGCTGTTAG
- the lptC gene encoding LPS export ABC transporter periplasmic protein LptC has protein sequence MCVIKKKTVLRAVFAIFLFAGLPSFVVGLDPFSKITITSQQMRCYPAPNQKKAFTFDYQENVKATFADQSFITANLLSVIFDTKKTLTGDDTSKNQLSQFQSIIFEGNVKVVRQKNTVTADKAEVLLVNNTCRFLGNVRVEQHDPKMPMVLTSNCAFLNLKTDVVTFSGSQVEPVSTTINLEKHAATTRERRLERIRKKRLKKGSG, from the coding sequence ATGTGCGTAATTAAAAAGAAAACGGTTTTACGGGCAGTCTTTGCGATTTTTTTATTCGCAGGCCTGCCCTCTTTTGTTGTGGGCCTTGATCCTTTTTCAAAAATTACCATAACCAGCCAACAGATGCGGTGCTATCCTGCGCCGAATCAAAAAAAAGCCTTTACGTTTGATTATCAAGAAAATGTTAAAGCAACGTTTGCCGACCAAAGTTTTATTACGGCAAACCTGTTGTCGGTGATTTTTGATACAAAAAAAACTCTTACCGGTGACGACACGTCTAAAAATCAGTTGTCACAATTTCAGTCGATTATTTTTGAGGGCAATGTTAAGGTTGTGCGCCAAAAAAATACCGTTACTGCTGACAAGGCAGAAGTTTTGCTGGTCAACAATACGTGCCGGTTTCTTGGCAATGTCCGGGTTGAGCAGCATGACCCAAAAATGCCAATGGTCCTAACCAGTAATTGCGCTTTCTTGAATTTAAAAACGGATGTCGTTACTTTCAGTGGTAGTCAGGTAGAGCCAGTGAGTACCACCATTAATTTGGAAAAGCATGCGGCGACAACTCGAGAAAGGAGGTTGGAGCGCATACGCAAGAAGCGGTTAAAAAAGGGGTCAGGATAG